The DNA sequence ATATACATATCTATGTCAAATTCCGTCATTCTTTTATAACTTCAATTTATTAAAAAAGTAATATTATCTCCTATTTCTTTATTCACCAATTTACACTAAGAAACATTGACCCCCTTAACTTATTATGATAACATGTTATCATAATAAGTTAAGGGGGGTGATACTATGCTAGATAGAATAGCTGGAGTTTTGTATGGAATGGCTATAGGTGATGCAATGGGAATGCCACCAGAACTATGGAGTAGAAAAAAAACAATAGAGGTTTTCGGTGAGATAAGGGACTTTTTAGATGGACATAAAATGAATAGCATCTCGTGTAATTATAAAGCAGGGCAATTTACCGATGATACAGCACAGGCCTTAGTTTTATTAGACTCATTGGAGAGTACAAACTTTGAACCCAATTATCAAGATGTTTCCCATAAACTTCTAGAATGGGCTGAACAGGAGGACGCTTTTAAACTTAATATTTTAGGGCCTACCTCTAAAGAGGCATTAAGACTTATTAAAAATGGAGAGTCTAGTCAAAACATATCAGATGTTGCTCTATCCAATGGTGCTGCAATGCGAATAGCTCCTATTGGATGCTTATTTACACCTGAGCAATCTAAATTACTCTGCAAATATGTATATGAACTTTCCAAAAGCACTCATTCAAGTGATATTACTATTGCAAGTGCCTGTATTATTGCTATGGCAATTGCTTCTGCTGTTACATATGGAGATCCAGAAAAGATGGTACATGATGCTCTTTTGGTGGAAGAATATAGCTTGTCATTAGGAGCTGAGACTTGTAGTCCATCTATAGGTTCAAGAATTAAATTAGGAATAGAATATGCACACCAATTTAAGCACGATGAAAAAAGCTTTATGACTAAGGTGTATGAGGTAATTGGAGCTAGTGTTTTAGCTTCAGAATCTGTTCCAGCTGCAGTTTCTATTGCATATTATGCCAAAGATGTAAAAAAGGCTTCTACCATGTGTGCTAATTTAGGTGGTGATACAGATACTATTGGGGCAATGGCTTCAGCAATATGCGGAGGATTAACAGGAGCAAAAGCAATACCTGCAGAATATATAGAAGTGATAGAACAAGCAAATACAGCTGATTTAAGACATTATATTCATCTATTAAATGCAAGGAGGGGTCAAGTATGATAAAAAAGAATCTTATTATCGGAGCAACAATTCTAGATATTATCATGGAAATTCCAAGACTCCCTAAGTCAGGAGAAGATGTATATGCTAAAAACCAAATTATGAGCATAGGAGGATGTGCTTATAATGTAGCAAATATCCATAAAAATTTTAATGCACCTTACACATTATTTGCTCCCATTGGAAGAGGTATTT is a window from the Natronincola ferrireducens genome containing:
- a CDS encoding ADP-ribosylglycohydrolase family protein — translated: MLDRIAGVLYGMAIGDAMGMPPELWSRKKTIEVFGEIRDFLDGHKMNSISCNYKAGQFTDDTAQALVLLDSLESTNFEPNYQDVSHKLLEWAEQEDAFKLNILGPTSKEALRLIKNGESSQNISDVALSNGAAMRIAPIGCLFTPEQSKLLCKYVYELSKSTHSSDITIASACIIAMAIASAVTYGDPEKMVHDALLVEEYSLSLGAETCSPSIGSRIKLGIEYAHQFKHDEKSFMTKVYEVIGASVLASESVPAAVSIAYYAKDVKKASTMCANLGGDTDTIGAMASAICGGLTGAKAIPAEYIEVIEQANTADLRHYIHLLNARRGQV